A single region of the Plasmodium malariae genome assembly, chromosome: 7 genome encodes:
- the PmUG01_07014600 gene encoding protein RER1, putative, which translates to MDETDKFLPDLCNKLVNTHNYYIDKTTLYVKTRWIVLLGFFILYILRVYYVTGFYVVSYALSIFLLNLFLRFLTPHNIEEIYEQYENENNGLLLPMKQTNEQKNENNSDDKKEFRPFLRKLDEFKFWLYSSRAVLISIFCTFFPFLDIPVFWPLLLFYFICLFLATMKQQIKNMIKFKYLPFNTSSKQTYGSVARGNKISR; encoded by the exons ATGGATGAAACAGACAAATTTCTACCagatttatgtaataaattagtTAATAcgcataattattatatagataaaacaactttatatgtaaaaacaaGATGGATAGTTTTACTtggcttttttattttatacatacttAGGGTGTACTATGTGACAGGTTTTTATGTTGTATCATACGCATTAtcaattttcttattaaatttgtttttaagaTTTTTAACACCACATAATATCgaagaaatatatgaacaatatgaaaatgaaaataacgGCTTATTACTACCTATGAAACAAACAAATGagcaaaaaaatgaaaataattcagatgataaaaaagaatttagaccctttttaagaaaattagaCGAATTCAAATTTTGGTTATATTCCTCTAGAGCTGTATTGATATCAATATTTTGCAcgttttttccatttctgGACATACCAGTATTCTGGCCTCtattacttttttactttatatgtttatttttggCAACTATGAaacaacaaataaaaaatatgataaagtttaaatatttacCTTTTAATACat CTTCTAAGCAGACATATGGTTCTGTTGCTCGTGGAAATAAAATTAGCAGATAA
- the PmUG01_07014500 gene encoding conserved protein, unknown function, whose translation MNYTLGSKRNPLIFRVSNLSIGNINRVNIKEYNCKKLTFSSKNNEYGKSVNHEDSKKRRDENNTNFFQNPKYKIINSQPKRNLSVFGYNRGKLFISIKKDFTSFVVNSLIIFVFLYSIYTLAPNETISQRRKRIITERLMKEYDISERDLEMIEHLDEITEK comes from the coding sequence ATGAATTATACTCTAGGCTCAAAGAGAAATCCTTTAATTTTTCGAGTTAGTAACCTTTCAATAGGTAACATAAACAgagttaatataaaagaatataattgtAAGAAACTAACTTTCAGctcaaaaaataatgaatatggTAAATCTGTAAACCATGAAGATTCTAAAAAAAGACGCGACGAGAATAACaccaatttttttcaaaacccgaaatacaaaataattaattcacaacctaaaagaaatttaagTGTTTTTGGATATAATAGAGGAAAACtatttataagtataaaGAAAGATTTTACTAGTTTTGTTGTTAATTCATTAATCattttcgtttttctttattcaaTTTATACCCTAGCACCTAATGAAACCATATCACAACGgagaaaaagaattattacaGAAAGGTTAATGAAAGAATATGATATTTCTGAAAGGGATCTTGAAATGATTGAGCATCTCGACGAaataacagaaaaataa
- the PmUG01_07014700 gene encoding ras-related protein RAB7, putative — translation MSSKKRTILKVIILGDSGVGKTSLMNQYVNKKFTNQYKATIGADFLTKETIVDNEQLTMQIWDTAGQERFQSLGVAFYRGADCCVLVFDLTNYKTYESLESWKDEFLIQASPKDPENFPFVIIGNKVDETNKRKVQSLKVLQWCKSNNNIPYFETSAKNAINVDQAFDEIARKAMKQEHQEEQIYLPETFTLNNQNEQKIYKSRCC, via the exons tGTTGGAAAAACATCGTTAATGAATCagtatgtaaataaaaaatttacgaATCAGTACAAAGCGACAA ttGGAGCcgattttttaacaaaagaaACTATAGTTGATAATGAACAGCTGACAATGCaa ATCTGGGACACGGCAGGTCAAGAACGTTTCCAAAGTTTAGGCGTGGCTTTTTATAGAGGAGCAGATTGCTGTGTTTTAGTTTTTGatttaacaaattataaaacatatgaaTCGTTAGAATCGTGGAAAGATGAATTCTTAATTCAG gCTAGTCCAAAGGACCCTGAAAATTTTCCATTCGTTATAATAGGAAATAAAGTTGATGAAACGAATAAGAGAAAA GTTCAATCATTAAAAGTTTTGCAGTGGTGCAAGTCGAATAACAACATTCCATATTTTGAGACAAGCGCGAAAAACGCAATTAATGTTGATCAGGCTTTTGATGAAATAGCAAGAAAAGCTATGAAACAAGAACATCAGGAAGAACAAAT ATATCTACCCGAGACTTTTACTTTAAACAACCAGAACGaacagaaaatatataaaagtcgTTGTTGTTAA
- the PmUG01_07014400 gene encoding conserved Plasmodium protein, unknown function, producing MMHHLGKITLFIFFISVILIISCSCTDLKSPSKGNIDPRILELSIHTEKQKRIHNLIYTGILSLTIIVTIFSTLGFIMDDYIRSRNMRNRTL from the coding sequence aTGATGCATCACTTAGGAAAAATAaccctttttattttttttataagtgtaattttaattatatcatgTTCCTGCACGGATTTAAAGTCACCTTCGAAGGGAAATATAGATCCGCGAATTTTAGAGTTAAGCATACATACTGAGAAACAGAAAAGAATAcacaatttaatttatacagGAATTCTTTCTTTGACAATTATAGTAACCATATTTTCAACTCTAGGATTTATTATGGATGATTATATTAGGTCGAGAAACATGAGAAATAGaactttataa